From Pseudomonas hefeiensis, one genomic window encodes:
- the clpS gene encoding ATP-dependent Clp protease adapter ClpS, with product MHAVSQIRLTFNQDRPDLHDDDSAGIAVQEAKPALQAPPMYKVVLFNDDYTPMDFVVEVLEVFFNLNRELATKVMLAVHTEGRAVCGVFTRDIAETKAMQVNQYARESQHPLLCEIEKDG from the coding sequence ATGCATGCAGTCAGCCAGATTCGACTAACATTCAATCAGGATCGCCCGGATCTACACGACGACGATTCCGCAGGCATTGCTGTTCAGGAAGCAAAGCCTGCATTACAGGCGCCACCGATGTACAAGGTGGTTTTGTTCAACGATGACTACACACCGATGGATTTCGTCGTCGAAGTGCTCGAGGTGTTTTTTAACCTGAATCGCGAGCTGGCGACCAAGGTCATGCTGGCCGTCCATACAGAGGGACGGGCAGTATGTGGAGTGTTTACCCGCGACATCGCCGAGACGAAGGCCATGCAGGTCAACCAGTACGCCCGGGAAAGCCAGCATCCGCTACTCTGTGAAATCGAGAAGGACGGTTAA
- the cspD gene encoding cold shock domain-containing protein CspD produces the protein MSVVKMSGKVKWFNNAKGYGFIIANGRDEDLFAHYSAICMEGYKTLKAGQPVTFNVIQGPKGLHAVNIAPETVEATPCATPVSVMTTEVH, from the coding sequence ATGTCGGTCGTCAAGATGAGTGGCAAAGTCAAATGGTTCAATAACGCCAAGGGCTACGGTTTCATTATTGCAAACGGCAGGGATGAAGACCTTTTCGCCCATTACTCGGCGATCTGCATGGAAGGCTATAAAACCTTGAAAGCCGGGCAACCTGTAACATTCAATGTCATCCAGGGCCCCAAGGGCCTGCATGCGGTCAATATTGCGCCGGAAACCGTCGAAGCCACCCCTTGCGCCACCCCCGTCAGCGTCATGACCACTGAAGTCCATTGA
- the icd gene encoding NADP-dependent isocitrate dehydrogenase, whose amino-acid sequence MGYQKIQVPAVGDKITVNADHSLNVPDNPIIPFIEGDGIGVDISPVMIKVVDAAVQKAYGGKRKISWMEVYAGEKATQVYDQDTWLPQETLDAVKDYVVSIKGPLTTPVGGGIRSLNVALRQQLDLYVCLRPVRWFEGVPSPVKKPGDVDMTIFRENSEDIYAGIEWKAGSAEATKVIKFLKEEMGVTKIRFDENCGIGVKPVSKQGTQRLARKALQYVVDNDRDSLTIVHKGNIMKFTEGAFKEWAYEVAAEEFGATLLDGGPWMQFKNPKTGKNVIVKDAIADAMLQQILLRPAEYDVIATLNLNGDYLSDALAAEVGGIGIAPGANLSDTVAMFEATHGTAPKYAGKDQVNPGSLILSAEMMLRHMGWTEAADLIIKGTNGAISAKTVTYDFERLMEGAKLMSSSGFGDAMISHM is encoded by the coding sequence ATGGGGTATCAAAAGATTCAGGTTCCAGCCGTCGGTGACAAAATCACCGTCAATGCAGACCATTCTCTTAATGTTCCCGACAACCCGATCATCCCCTTCATCGAAGGCGACGGCATTGGCGTCGATATCAGTCCGGTCATGATCAAGGTTGTGGACGCTGCGGTTCAGAAGGCCTATGGCGGCAAGCGCAAGATTTCCTGGATGGAAGTCTATGCCGGTGAAAAAGCCACTCAGGTTTACGACCAGGACACCTGGCTGCCCCAGGAAACCCTGGACGCGGTCAAGGACTACGTGGTTTCCATCAAGGGGCCGCTGACCACGCCGGTCGGTGGTGGTATTCGTTCGCTGAACGTGGCCCTGCGTCAGCAACTCGATTTGTACGTATGCTTGCGTCCGGTGCGCTGGTTCGAAGGCGTGCCGAGCCCGGTCAAGAAGCCTGGCGACGTGGATATGACGATCTTCCGCGAAAACTCCGAAGATATTTACGCCGGCATCGAGTGGAAGGCCGGTTCGGCCGAAGCCACCAAGGTCATCAAGTTCCTGAAAGAAGAAATGGGCGTGACCAAGATCCGTTTCGACGAGAACTGCGGCATCGGGGTCAAGCCGGTTTCCAAGCAGGGCACCCAGCGTCTGGCCCGTAAGGCCTTGCAATATGTCGTCGACAACGACCGCGATTCGCTGACCATCGTGCATAAAGGCAACATCATGAAGTTCACCGAAGGTGCCTTCAAGGAGTGGGCCTACGAAGTGGCTGCCGAGGAGTTCGGCGCGACCCTGCTCGACGGCGGGCCGTGGATGCAGTTCAAGAACCCGAAAACCGGCAAGAATGTCATCGTCAAGGATGCCATCGCCGATGCCATGCTCCAGCAGATCCTGCTGCGCCCGGCCGAATACGACGTGATCGCGACCCTGAACCTCAACGGTGACTACCTCTCCGACGCCCTGGCGGCGGAAGTGGGCGGTATCGGTATCGCGCCGGGCGCCAACCTGTCTGACACCGTGGCGATGTTCGAAGCCACCCACGGCACCGCGCCCAAGTATGCCGGCAAGGACCAGGTCAACCCGGGTTCGCTGATTCTGTCGGCGGAAATGATGCTGCGTCACATGGGGTGGACCGAAGCGGCCGACCTGATCATCAAGGGCACCAACGGTGCGATTTCGGCCAAGACCGTGACCTATGATTTCGAACGCTTGATGGAAGGCGCCAAGTTGATGTCTTCCTCGGGCTTCGGCGATGCAATGATCTCGCACATGTAA
- a CDS encoding NADP-dependent isocitrate dehydrogenase — translation MPTRSKIIYTFTDEAPALATYSLLPIVEAFTASADIAMETRDISLAGRILASFPEQLGDKAVADHLAELGDLAITPEANIIKLPNISASVPQLQAAIKELQAQGYALPDYPETVTSDAEKDARARYDKVKGSAVNPVLREGNSDRRAPLSVKNYARKHPHKMGAWAADSKSHVSHMSSGDFYGSEKAALIDAAGSVKIELIAQDGTATVLKEKTTVQAGEILDCAMMSKNALRNFIAAEIEDAKQKGVLLSVHLKATMMKVSDPIMFGQIVAEFYKDALTKHAQVLEQIGFNLNNGIGDLYARIKALPAEQQAQIEADIQTVYAARPSLAMVNSDKGITNLHVPSDVIVDASMPAMIRDSGKMWGTDGQLHDTKAVIPDRCYATIYQAVIEDCKQHGAFDPTTMGSVPNVGLMAKKAEEYGSHDKTFQIKADGVVRVSDNTGRTLLEQKVEAGDIFRMCQTKDAPIQDWVKLAVNRARASGTPAIFWLDPMRAHDGVVIEKVQAYLKDYDTAGLDIRIMSPVDAMRFTLARTREGKDTISVTGNVLRDYLTDLFPIMELGTSAKMLSIVPLMNGGGLFETGAGGSAPKHVQQLLEENFLRWDSLGEFLALAASLEHLGVTYNNPKALVLAKTLDQATGEFLDRNKSPSRKVGGIDNRGSHFYLTLFWAQALAAQNDDAALKAQFASLAKTLTDNEEKIVAELNAVQGKPVDIGGYYFANPELTSKAMRPSNTFNAAIAALV, via the coding sequence ATGCCCACCCGCTCGAAGATCATCTATACCTTCACCGACGAAGCGCCCGCCCTCGCCACCTATTCGCTGCTGCCGATCGTCGAAGCCTTTACCGCTTCGGCCGATATCGCCATGGAAACCCGCGATATCTCCCTCGCAGGGCGCATCCTGGCCAGCTTCCCCGAGCAACTGGGTGACAAAGCCGTAGCCGACCACCTCGCCGAACTGGGCGACCTGGCCATTACGCCTGAAGCCAACATCATCAAGCTGCCAAACATCAGCGCCTCGGTGCCGCAACTGCAGGCCGCGATCAAGGAATTGCAGGCCCAGGGCTACGCACTGCCGGACTACCCGGAAACCGTGACCAGCGACGCCGAGAAAGACGCACGCGCCCGTTACGACAAGGTCAAGGGCAGCGCCGTGAACCCGGTCCTGCGTGAAGGCAACTCCGACCGCCGCGCACCGCTGTCGGTCAAGAACTACGCGCGCAAGCACCCGCACAAGATGGGCGCCTGGGCAGCCGACTCCAAATCCCACGTGTCCCACATGAGCAGCGGCGATTTCTACGGCAGCGAAAAAGCCGCCCTGATCGACGCCGCCGGCAGCGTGAAAATCGAGCTGATCGCTCAGGACGGCACTGCCACTGTCCTGAAGGAAAAAACCACCGTACAAGCCGGTGAGATCCTCGACTGCGCCATGATGAGCAAAAATGCCCTGCGCAATTTCATCGCCGCTGAGATCGAAGACGCCAAGCAAAAAGGCGTCCTGCTGTCGGTTCACCTCAAGGCCACCATGATGAAGGTCTCCGACCCGATCATGTTCGGCCAGATCGTTGCCGAGTTCTATAAAGACGCCCTGACCAAGCACGCACAAGTGCTGGAGCAGATCGGCTTCAACCTGAACAACGGCATCGGCGACCTGTACGCCCGCATCAAGGCCCTGCCGGCCGAGCAGCAGGCGCAGATCGAAGCCGATATCCAGACGGTCTACGCGGCGCGCCCGTCCCTGGCGATGGTCAACTCCGATAAAGGCATCACCAACCTGCACGTGCCGAGCGACGTGATCGTCGACGCCTCGATGCCGGCCATGATCCGTGACTCCGGCAAAATGTGGGGCACCGACGGCCAGTTGCACGACACCAAGGCCGTGATCCCGGATCGCTGCTACGCCACCATCTACCAGGCAGTGATCGAAGACTGCAAGCAACACGGCGCCTTCGATCCAACCACCATGGGCAGCGTGCCGAACGTCGGCCTGATGGCCAAGAAAGCCGAAGAGTACGGTTCCCACGACAAGACTTTCCAGATCAAGGCCGACGGCGTGGTTCGTGTTTCGGACAACACCGGTCGCACCCTGCTGGAGCAGAAGGTCGAGGCGGGCGATATCTTCCGCATGTGCCAGACCAAAGACGCGCCGATCCAGGATTGGGTCAAACTGGCCGTTAACCGGGCCCGTGCCAGCGGCACCCCGGCGATCTTCTGGCTGGACCCGATGCGCGCCCATGACGGCGTCGTGATCGAGAAGGTCCAGGCTTACCTGAAGGACTACGACACTGCCGGCCTGGACATCCGCATCATGTCGCCTGTCGACGCGATGAGGTTCACCCTGGCCCGTACCCGCGAAGGCAAGGACACCATTTCGGTGACCGGCAACGTATTGCGCGACTATCTGACCGACCTGTTCCCGATCATGGAACTGGGCACCAGCGCCAAGATGCTGTCGATCGTGCCGCTGATGAACGGCGGTGGCCTGTTCGAAACCGGCGCCGGCGGCTCGGCACCCAAGCACGTTCAGCAGTTGCTGGAAGAGAACTTCCTGCGCTGGGACTCCCTGGGCGAGTTCCTGGCCCTGGCCGCCTCCCTCGAACACCTGGGTGTGACCTACAACAACCCTAAAGCCCTGGTGCTGGCCAAGACCCTGGACCAGGCCACGGGTGAGTTCCTGGACCGCAACAAGTCGCCTTCGCGCAAGGTCGGCGGCATCGACAACCGTGGCAGCCACTTCTACCTGACCCTGTTCTGGGCTCAGGCATTGGCCGCTCAAAACGACGACGCAGCCCTCAAGGCCCAGTTCGCCTCCCTGGCCAAGACACTGACCGACAACGAAGAAAAAATCGTTGCCGAGCTCAATGCCGTCCAAGGCAAACCGGTGGACATCGGCGGTTACTACTTCGCCAACCCGGAGCTGACCAGCAAGGCCATGCGCCCAAGCAACACCTTCAACGCGGCGATTGCTGCGCTGGTGTAA
- a CDS encoding NUDIX hydrolase, translated as MDWNPHITVATIVEDHGRFLMVEESKGGRAVLNQPAGHLDPNETLIEAAVRETLEETGWDVEPTSVIGIYLYTAPSNGVTYQRVCFAAKALNHRPDYQLDDGILGAKWLTRNELLEQREHWRSELIIRCIDDYLGGHRHSLTLIRPSL; from the coding sequence ATGGACTGGAACCCCCACATCACCGTCGCCACCATCGTCGAAGACCACGGCCGTTTCCTGATGGTGGAAGAATCCAAGGGCGGACGAGCGGTGCTCAACCAGCCGGCCGGCCACCTGGACCCGAACGAAACCCTGATCGAAGCCGCCGTGCGCGAAACCCTGGAAGAAACCGGCTGGGACGTCGAACCCACCAGCGTGATCGGCATTTACCTGTACACCGCCCCCAGCAATGGCGTGACCTACCAACGGGTTTGCTTCGCCGCCAAGGCCTTGAACCACCGCCCCGACTATCAACTGGACGACGGCATCCTCGGCGCCAAGTGGCTGACCCGCAACGAGTTGCTCGAACAACGTGAGCACTGGCGCAGCGAGCTGATCATCCGCTGCATCGACGATTATCTGGGCGGCCATCGGCACAGCCTGACACTGATCCGTCCTTCTCTTTAG
- the mnmA gene encoding tRNA 2-thiouridine(34) synthase MnmA: MRDPAPSDTPNKRVIVGMSGGVDSSVSALLLIEQGYEVEGLFMKNWEEDDGTEYCTAMDDLADAQAVCDRIGIKLHTANFAAEYWDNVFEHFLAEYKAGRTPNPDILCNREIKFKAFLDYAMMLGADLIATGHYVRRRDIDGRTELLKGLDPNKDQSYFLHAVGGEQIAKTLFPVGELEKPQVRAIAEKHALATAKKKDSTGICFIGERRFSDFLKQYLPAQPGEIKTTEGEVIGRHHGLMYHTIGQRQGLGIGGLKDAGEEPWYVLVKDLEHNELIVGQGNDHPWLFSRALLASDIYWVNPIDLSQPRRLTAKVRYRQSDQPCLLEKTASGYRATFDDPQRAVTPGQSVVFYDGEICLGGGVIEVAEPWSSKA, translated from the coding sequence ATGCGTGATCCAGCCCCTTCTGACACCCCCAACAAGCGCGTCATTGTCGGCATGTCCGGCGGCGTGGACTCTTCCGTTTCCGCCCTTCTGCTGATCGAGCAGGGTTATGAGGTGGAAGGCCTGTTCATGAAGAACTGGGAAGAAGACGACGGAACTGAATACTGCACCGCCATGGACGACCTGGCGGACGCCCAGGCCGTGTGCGACAGGATCGGCATCAAGCTGCATACCGCCAACTTCGCCGCCGAGTACTGGGACAACGTGTTCGAGCACTTCCTGGCCGAATACAAGGCCGGTCGTACGCCGAACCCGGACATCCTCTGCAACCGCGAAATCAAGTTCAAGGCGTTCCTCGACTACGCCATGATGCTCGGCGCTGACCTGATCGCCACCGGCCACTATGTGCGCCGCCGCGATATCGATGGCCGCACCGAGCTGCTCAAGGGCCTGGACCCGAACAAGGACCAGAGCTACTTCCTGCACGCCGTCGGCGGCGAGCAGATCGCCAAGACCCTGTTCCCGGTGGGCGAGCTGGAAAAACCGCAAGTGCGCGCGATCGCCGAAAAACACGCCCTGGCCACCGCCAAGAAGAAGGATTCCACCGGCATCTGCTTTATCGGCGAGCGGCGCTTCAGCGATTTCCTCAAGCAGTACCTGCCAGCCCAGCCAGGCGAAATCAAGACCACCGAAGGCGAAGTCATCGGCCGCCACCATGGCCTGATGTACCACACCATCGGCCAGCGCCAGGGCCTGGGCATTGGCGGGCTGAAAGACGCCGGTGAAGAGCCGTGGTACGTGCTGGTCAAGGACCTGGAGCACAACGAACTGATCGTCGGCCAGGGCAACGACCATCCATGGCTGTTCTCCCGCGCCCTGCTCGCCTCCGACATCTATTGGGTCAACCCGATCGACCTCAGCCAACCGCGCCGTCTGACGGCCAAGGTTCGCTACCGCCAGAGTGATCAGCCCTGCTTGCTGGAAAAAACCGCCAGCGGCTATCGTGCCACCTTCGACGACCCACAACGCGCAGTCACACCCGGCCAGTCCGTGGTGTTCTACGACGGGGAAATCTGCCTGGGCGGCGGCGTGATCGAAGTCGCAGAGCCCTGGAGCAGCAAGGCATGA
- the hflD gene encoding high frequency lysogenization protein HflD: MSPTQEQLTALGGVFLAAVLVDRIAKTGQATEAGLSCMLGSLLIRDPKDTLEVYGGDDLNLREGYRALIGALERDPSTLQREPLRYALSMLGLERQLAKRDDLLDTIGNRLPQIQSQVEHFGPAHENVIAACGALYQDTLSTLRQRIQVHGDMRNLQQPSNASKIRALLLAGIRSARLWRQLGGHRWQLVISRRKLLKELYPLMRNE, encoded by the coding sequence ATGAGCCCGACCCAGGAGCAACTGACGGCATTGGGCGGCGTGTTTCTCGCCGCCGTGCTGGTGGACCGGATCGCCAAGACCGGCCAGGCCACTGAAGCAGGCCTGAGCTGTATGCTCGGCAGCCTGCTGATTCGTGACCCCAAGGACACGCTTGAAGTCTATGGCGGCGACGACCTGAACCTGCGCGAGGGTTATCGCGCGCTGATCGGCGCCCTGGAGCGCGACCCCAGCACTCTGCAACGCGAGCCGCTGCGCTATGCCCTGTCGATGCTGGGCCTTGAACGTCAGTTGGCCAAGCGCGACGACCTGCTGGACACCATCGGCAATCGTCTGCCGCAGATTCAGTCCCAGGTTGAACACTTCGGTCCCGCCCACGAAAACGTCATCGCCGCTTGCGGTGCGTTGTACCAGGACACCCTGAGCACCTTGCGCCAGCGCATCCAGGTACACGGAGACATGCGCAACCTGCAGCAGCCGAGCAATGCCTCGAAGATCCGCGCCCTGTTGCTGGCCGGAATTCGCTCGGCGCGGCTGTGGCGGCAGTTGGGTGGTCATCGCTGGCAACTGGTGATCAGCCGACGCAAATTGCTGAAAGAGCTTTACCCGTTGATGCGCAACGAATAA